The following proteins come from a genomic window of Trifolium pratense cultivar HEN17-A07 linkage group LG4, ARS_RC_1.1, whole genome shotgun sequence:
- the LOC123922918 gene encoding zinc-finger homeodomain protein 2-like: MEIEEKNDEIVMSTKADTVTINSSRMKTSTQVEKSPMYVQNNSIKSNFKECLKNHASSIGGYAIDGCCEFLPTSEEGSIEFYKCAACSCHRNFHRKETVVVPEDVTPLLFNNPCQLSPSTPFKAYYHTSNDNHHVTGASRGTGTTLALPSSDGAHISRGGNEENVHVHHVLEHIQGCGEGSSNSKKRFRTKFTTKQKEMMMDFAITLGWKIQKKDGNIVEEFCKQIGVQRHVFNIWIHNNKHTLGKMP; this comes from the coding sequence ATGGAAATCGAAGAAAAAAATGACGAGATAGTGATGAGTACTAAAGCTGACACAGTGACAATTAACTCATCACGAATGAAAACGTCAACCCAAGTTGAGAAATCTCCTATGTATGTTCAAAACAATAGTATCAAGTCAAATTTCAAGGAATGTTTAAAGAATCATGCTTCTAGCATAGGTGGTTATGCTATTGATGGCTGCTGTGAGTTTTTACCAACAAGTGAAGAAGGAAGCATAGAGTTTTATAAATGTGCGGCATGCAGTTGTCATAGAAACTTTCATCGGAAAGAGACAGTTGTTGTGCCCGAAGATGTGACACCTTTGTTGTTCAATAACCCATGTCAGCTTTCACCTTCGACTCCTTTCAAAGCGTATTATCATACATCAAATGATAATCATCATGTGACTGGAGCATCAAGGGGGACTGGAACTACTTTAGCTCTACCTTCATCTGATGGAGCCCACATCTCGAGGGGGGGTAATGAAGAAAATGTTCATGTTCATCATGTTTTAGAGCATATCCAAGGTTGTGGAGAAGGTTCGTCGAATTCGAAGAAGAGGTTCAGGACGAAGTTCACTACCAAACAAAAGGAGATGATGATGGATTTTGCTATAACATTGGGTTGGAAGATCCAAAAGAAAGATGGGAATattgttgaggagttttgtaAGCAAATTGGGGTGCAGCGTCATGTATTTAACATTTGGATACATAACAACAAGCATACCTTGGGTAAAATGCCCtag